A genomic stretch from Vibrio neptunius includes:
- the csrA gene encoding carbon storage regulator CsrA, producing the protein MLILTRRVGETLMIGDEVTVTVLGVKGNQVRIGVNAPKEVSVHREEIYMRIQAEKGNGNTAPGNY; encoded by the coding sequence ATGCTAATTTTAACTCGCCGCGTTGGCGAAACTCTAATGATCGGTGATGAAGTCACAGTCACAGTACTGGGCGTGAAAGGCAACCAAGTACGTATCGGTGTTAATGCGCCGAAAGAAGTGTCTGTTCACCGTGAAGAAATCTACATGCGCATTCAGGCAGAAAAAGGTAATGGTAACACTGCACCAGGCAACTACTAA
- the alaS gene encoding alanine--tRNA ligase produces MYMSTDEVRNSFLKFFESKGHQIVDSSSLVPHNDPTLLFTNAGMNQFKDCFLGAEKRAYTRATTAQRCVRAGGKHNDLENVGFTARHHTFFEMLGNFSFGDYFKEDAIAFAWEFLTKTLGLPEEKLLVTVYETDDEAFEIWNKKVGVPADKIVRIGDKEGGKKFESDNFWTMGDTGPCGPCTEIFYDHGEHIWGGRPGTPEEDGDRFIEIWNNVFMQFNRHADGTMEELPKPAVDTGMGIERISAIMQGVHSNYEIDVFQKLIKATAEVVGHDDLSNQSLRVIADHIRSCSFLIADGVMPSNEGRGYVLRRIIRRAVRHGNKLGAQGVFFHKLVGVLAEVMGSAAEELKKQQELVEKVLRIEEENFGRTLERGMVILNEALDALEGNELDGETVFKLYDTYGFPADLTNDVARERDFTIDEAGFEKAMAEQRQRAREAGQFGTDYNATIKTEAESEFCGYTGTEGKSTVAEIFVEGEVADSLSAGDKAIIILGETPFYAESGGQCGDAGVLKTESGLFKVEDTQKLGNAIAHHGVLVEGVLAKGDEVGAIVDAERRASISLNHSATHLLHAALRSVLGEHVTQKGSLVKPENLRFDFSHLEAVTPEELKDVERLVNAQVRRNHVIETNVMDIESAKQKGAMALFGEKYDDEVRVLSMGEFSTELCGGIHASNTGDIGLFKITSEGGIAAGIRRIEAVTGEAALDAIEAQQAKFEEKLAESASKAKSLEKEIQKLKDKMAAAESANIMGKAQEINGVKVLIAAMQDADPKNLRTMVDDIKNQMGSGVVMLANVNGEKIGLIAGVTKDLIGKVKAGDLVKMVAEQVGGKGGGRPDMAQAGGTDVEALPEAIKSVQPWLEERL; encoded by the coding sequence ATGTACATGAGCACTGATGAGGTTCGCAATTCGTTCCTCAAGTTCTTTGAAAGCAAAGGACACCAAATCGTAGACAGTTCATCGTTGGTTCCACATAACGATCCAACCCTGCTATTTACTAACGCAGGTATGAACCAATTCAAAGATTGCTTCTTAGGCGCTGAAAAGCGAGCCTACACGCGAGCAACTACGGCTCAGCGTTGTGTACGTGCAGGTGGTAAACATAATGACCTTGAAAATGTTGGCTTCACCGCTCGTCACCATACATTCTTCGAAATGTTGGGTAACTTCAGTTTTGGAGATTACTTCAAAGAAGACGCGATTGCGTTTGCTTGGGAGTTCCTGACTAAAACTCTTGGCCTACCAGAAGAGAAGCTACTGGTTACGGTATACGAAACAGATGACGAAGCCTTCGAGATCTGGAACAAGAAAGTCGGTGTACCTGCTGATAAGATTGTTCGCATTGGCGACAAAGAAGGTGGCAAGAAGTTCGAATCTGACAACTTCTGGACGATGGGTGATACAGGTCCTTGTGGCCCATGTACTGAAATCTTTTATGATCACGGTGAGCACATCTGGGGCGGTCGCCCTGGCACTCCAGAAGAAGATGGTGACCGTTTCATCGAGATCTGGAACAACGTGTTCATGCAGTTCAACCGTCATGCAGATGGCACGATGGAGGAACTACCAAAGCCTGCTGTTGATACAGGTATGGGTATCGAGCGTATTTCTGCAATCATGCAAGGCGTTCACTCAAACTACGAAATCGATGTATTTCAAAAGCTAATCAAAGCGACGGCTGAGGTGGTAGGTCACGACGATCTATCAAACCAGTCGCTACGCGTTATTGCTGACCACATCCGTTCTTGTTCATTCCTAATCGCTGATGGCGTGATGCCTTCAAACGAAGGTCGTGGTTACGTCCTACGTCGTATTATTCGTCGTGCCGTTCGTCACGGTAACAAGTTGGGTGCGCAAGGTGTATTCTTCCACAAACTTGTTGGTGTACTTGCTGAAGTGATGGGCAGCGCTGCAGAAGAACTTAAGAAACAGCAAGAGCTTGTTGAGAAAGTACTTCGCATCGAAGAAGAGAACTTTGGTCGCACACTAGAGCGCGGCATGGTGATTCTTAATGAAGCACTAGACGCACTTGAAGGCAATGAGCTAGACGGTGAAACCGTCTTCAAGCTTTACGATACTTACGGTTTCCCTGCTGACTTAACTAACGATGTAGCTCGCGAACGTGACTTTACCATCGACGAAGCTGGCTTTGAGAAAGCGATGGCAGAGCAGCGTCAACGTGCTCGCGAAGCAGGCCAATTCGGTACTGATTATAACGCAACGATCAAGACGGAAGCTGAGTCTGAGTTCTGTGGCTACACAGGTACTGAAGGTAAGAGTACTGTTGCTGAAATCTTCGTTGAGGGTGAAGTAGCAGACTCTCTATCGGCAGGCGACAAAGCGATAATCATCCTTGGTGAAACACCATTCTATGCAGAGTCTGGCGGTCAGTGCGGTGACGCGGGCGTGCTAAAAACCGAATCTGGTCTTTTTAAAGTCGAAGATACTCAGAAATTAGGTAACGCAATTGCGCACCATGGTGTTCTTGTGGAAGGCGTTCTAGCGAAAGGTGATGAAGTAGGAGCGATTGTCGATGCTGAGCGTCGCGCTTCCATCTCTCTTAACCACTCAGCGACTCACCTATTACACGCAGCGTTACGTTCAGTACTGGGCGAGCACGTTACTCAGAAAGGCTCGCTAGTTAAACCTGAAAACCTACGTTTCGACTTCTCACACCTAGAAGCGGTAACGCCAGAAGAGCTAAAAGACGTTGAGCGCCTCGTGAATGCTCAAGTTCGTCGCAACCACGTTATTGAAACTAACGTGATGGACATCGAGTCAGCGAAGCAGAAAGGTGCAATGGCACTATTCGGCGAAAAGTATGATGATGAGGTTCGCGTTCTATCTATGGGTGAGTTCTCTACTGAGCTTTGTGGTGGTATCCACGCATCAAACACGGGTGATATTGGCCTATTCAAGATCACTTCTGAAGGTGGTATCGCAGCAGGTATCCGCCGTATCGAAGCCGTAACCGGTGAAGCAGCACTAGACGCAATCGAAGCTCAACAAGCGAAGTTCGAAGAGAAGCTTGCAGAATCTGCGTCGAAAGCAAAATCTCTAGAGAAAGAGATTCAGAAGCTAAAAGACAAGATGGCAGCAGCTGAAAGTGCAAACATCATGGGCAAAGCTCAAGAGATCAACGGCGTTAAAGTCCTTATCGCTGCGATGCAAGATGCCGATCCTAAGAACCTGCGTACTATGGTTGATGACATCAAGAACCAGATGGGCAGTGGTGTCGTCATGCTGGCGAACGTCAATGGTGAGAAGATTGGTTTGATTGCGGGGGTCACAAAAGATCTTATCGGCAAAGTTAAAGCGGGCGACTTAGTGAAAATGGTTGCTGAGCAAGTCGGCGGCAAAGGTGGTGGTCGACCTGACATGGCTCAGGCTGGCGGCACAGACGTTGAAGCGCTTCCTGAAGCAATCAAGTCTGTTCAGCCATGGCTTGAAGAGCGCCTGTAA
- the recA gene encoding recombinase RecA, whose translation MDDNKQKALAAALGQIEKQFGKGSIMRLGDNRAMDVETISTGSLSLDIALGAGGLPMGRIVEVYGPESSGKTTLTLELIAAAQREGKTCAFIDAEHALDPVYAKKLGVDIDALLVSQPDTGEQALEICDALARSGAIDVMVVDSVAALTPKAEIEGEMGDSHMGLQARMLSQAMRKLTGNLKQSNCMCIFINQIRMKIGVMFGNPETTTGGNALKFYASVRLDIRRTGSIKEGDEVVGNETRIKVVKNKIAAPFKQAETQIMYGAGFNREGELIDLGVKNKLVEKAGAWYSYNGDKIGQGKANACKYLRENPAAAQQIDTKLRELLLTPAEIQPDAAELGEMPEQEEL comes from the coding sequence ATGGACGATAACAAACAGAAAGCGCTTGCCGCTGCGCTCGGTCAGATTGAAAAGCAATTCGGTAAAGGCTCTATTATGCGTCTTGGTGATAACCGTGCTATGGATGTTGAAACCATCTCGACAGGTTCACTTTCTCTTGATATCGCATTGGGTGCTGGTGGTCTGCCAATGGGCCGTATCGTTGAAGTTTATGGCCCAGAGTCATCAGGTAAGACGACGCTAACTCTTGAGCTGATTGCTGCTGCACAACGTGAAGGTAAAACATGTGCCTTTATTGATGCCGAACACGCTCTTGATCCTGTCTACGCTAAGAAGCTAGGCGTAGATATTGATGCACTATTGGTTTCTCAGCCAGACACGGGTGAACAAGCATTAGAGATTTGTGATGCTCTGGCGCGATCAGGTGCGATTGACGTTATGGTTGTCGACTCTGTGGCTGCATTGACACCGAAAGCGGAAATCGAAGGTGAGATGGGCGATAGCCATATGGGTCTTCAGGCGCGTATGCTTTCTCAAGCAATGCGTAAGCTGACGGGTAACCTGAAGCAGTCAAACTGTATGTGTATCTTCATCAACCAGATCCGTATGAAGATCGGTGTCATGTTTGGTAACCCTGAAACGACTACAGGTGGTAATGCACTAAAATTCTACGCTTCTGTTCGTCTTGATATCCGCCGCACAGGCTCTATCAAGGAAGGCGACGAAGTGGTAGGTAACGAAACTCGCATTAAAGTGGTTAAGAACAAGATCGCGGCACCGTTTAAACAAGCGGAAACGCAAATCATGTACGGCGCAGGCTTTAACCGTGAAGGTGAGTTGATTGACCTAGGCGTGAAGAATAAGCTGGTTGAAAAAGCGGGTGCTTGGTATAGCTACAATGGCGATAAGATTGGCCAGGGTAAAGCCAATGCGTGTAAGTACCTGCGTGAAAACCCAGCGGCGGCTCAGCAAATCGACACTAAACTGCGTGAGTTGTTGCTAACTCCGGCAGAAATTCAGCCAGACGCCGCTGAGCTAGGTGAAATGCCAGAGCAAGAAGAGCTATAA
- the recX gene encoding recombination regulator RecX — protein MFQRKPPTLSSKEAAIQRLSRRDHGEYELYQKLAMKGYEEEAIQEAVKFCLDHNYLDDLRYAKSQIRQHVYKGHGERRIRQELNQKRVSEPTIEKAFEEEPQDWFELAKQAAEKKFKGLKAKDQKEYAKQVRFLQYRGYSFEQISYALSTEDGS, from the coding sequence ATGTTTCAACGCAAACCTCCCACTTTATCCAGTAAAGAAGCCGCCATTCAACGGCTTAGTCGGCGTGACCATGGTGAGTATGAGCTTTATCAGAAGCTTGCAATGAAAGGTTATGAAGAAGAGGCGATTCAAGAAGCGGTGAAGTTCTGTCTTGACCACAACTACTTAGACGACCTTCGTTACGCCAAAAGCCAGATCCGACAGCATGTATACAAAGGGCATGGTGAACGACGTATTCGTCAGGAACTTAATCAGAAACGTGTCAGTGAACCCACCATCGAAAAGGCATTTGAAGAAGAGCCACAAGACTGGTTTGAGTTGGCGAAACAGGCTGCCGAAAAAAAGTTCAAAGGCCTTAAAGCGAAAGATCAGAAAGAGTATGCAAAACAGGTTCGATTTCTTCAATATCGTGGCTACAGCTTTGAACAAATAAGCTATGCCCTGAGTACTGAAGACGGATCATAA
- a CDS encoding aspartate kinase, with amino-acid sequence MKKPLIVQKFGGTSVGSIERIHKVAEHIIKAKNDGNQVVVVVSAMSGETNRLLDLAKQVDSVPTARELDVLLSAGEQVSMALLAMTLNKLGYAARSLTGAQANIVTDNQHNDATIKHIDTSTIESWLAQDNIVIVAGFQGINENGDITTLGRGGSDTSAVTLAGFLQAEECQIFTDVDGIYTCDPRTVPSAKKLDVIDFPSMEEMARKGAKVLHLPSVQYAWRHNVPLRVLSTFDSNTGSLVKGSECQKAICGVAIQRELTMLKVDRDAFCGLEKQCQMLGVTIWNVIDHAEWVGAVIKHDAYAKLELVFGDKIRNSEEVSLLTAVGLQVEGLVEQSYALLSEQGIDVMHYAVNSQSLMLVLSPEYVDKAANILHDAYITSAEALDCQQKHAFLG; translated from the coding sequence GTGAAAAAGCCCCTTATCGTGCAAAAGTTTGGCGGAACCTCTGTGGGTTCAATTGAAAGGATCCACAAAGTCGCTGAGCACATCATTAAGGCGAAGAATGATGGTAATCAAGTTGTAGTCGTTGTGTCTGCTATGTCTGGAGAGACAAACCGACTATTGGATTTGGCAAAGCAGGTAGACAGCGTGCCAACTGCCCGAGAACTTGATGTTTTGCTCTCTGCTGGTGAGCAGGTGTCGATGGCACTGCTGGCAATGACTCTAAATAAACTAGGTTATGCCGCACGCTCACTTACCGGAGCACAAGCGAACATTGTGACGGACAATCAACACAATGACGCGACGATTAAGCACATTGATACCTCAACAATTGAATCATGGCTGGCACAAGACAATATTGTCATTGTCGCGGGCTTCCAGGGTATAAATGAGAATGGGGACATCACCACGTTAGGTCGAGGGGGATCTGATACCAGTGCTGTTACTTTAGCTGGCTTTCTACAAGCTGAAGAGTGCCAGATTTTTACTGATGTCGACGGCATCTATACTTGCGATCCTCGCACGGTTCCTAGTGCCAAGAAGCTGGATGTGATTGATTTTCCTTCTATGGAAGAAATGGCACGTAAAGGAGCGAAAGTGCTCCACCTTCCTTCGGTTCAGTACGCTTGGCGACATAATGTGCCACTTCGTGTTCTCTCCACGTTTGATAGCAATACAGGCAGTCTGGTCAAGGGCAGTGAATGCCAAAAGGCGATCTGTGGTGTCGCAATCCAGCGTGAACTGACAATGCTTAAGGTTGACCGTGATGCATTCTGTGGCCTAGAGAAACAGTGTCAGATGCTGGGTGTCACGATTTGGAATGTGATCGACCATGCAGAATGGGTAGGTGCGGTGATAAAACACGATGCTTATGCCAAGCTGGAACTGGTGTTCGGTGACAAAATCCGTAATAGTGAAGAGGTTAGCTTGCTTACAGCAGTAGGCCTTCAGGTCGAAGGATTGGTTGAACAGTCTTATGCCTTGTTGTCTGAACAGGGGATAGATGTGATGCATTATGCAGTGAATTCACAGTCGTTGATGTTGGTGTTGTCTCCAGAATACGTCGACAAAGCGGCAAACATACTGCATGATGCTTACATTACTTCTGCAGAGGCGCTCGACTGCCAGCAAAAACATGCCTTTTTAGGTTAA
- a CDS encoding oxaloacetate decarboxylase subunit gamma, giving the protein MENIGSLLVDAATLMLTGMAVVFIFLTILVYLVRLMSKLLPEEVPEPIATPKQNNKIQPTSSAISPKVVAAISAAVHQHRTSTAK; this is encoded by the coding sequence ATGGAAAATATTGGAAGCCTGCTAGTCGATGCTGCGACCCTGATGCTTACAGGGATGGCCGTAGTATTTATATTCCTAACTATTCTCGTCTATCTCGTTCGGCTAATGTCTAAACTGTTGCCAGAAGAAGTGCCAGAGCCGATCGCTACACCGAAACAAAATAATAAAATTCAACCAACCTCTTCTGCTATTAGCCCCAAGGTAGTTGCAGCGATTTCTGCTGCGGTGCATCAACATCGCACTTCTACTGCTAAGTAG